The DNA segment GATATGCAGCACCTCGACAGCCTTGGCACGCAGCTGCTGGGGCTTCAGAGGCTTGATGAGGTAACTCTTTACCCCGTTTTGCAGGGCCGTAACCACGGCATCCTTGCGAGACACCGCCGAAAACACGATAATTGGCGGCAACTCGCTGGCCTGAAACCTGCTATGCAGGTTCTTGAGAACCCGGAACCCGTCCATCTCCGGCATCATGAGATCAAGAAATACCAGATCAAAATCGGTGACAGTGCTGTGTTCAATAAACTGGCGTCCATTGGCAAAGACATTTACCCGGGATCCGACCTCCTCAAAGGTAGTTTTGGTCAGTTCCTGGATCACCGGATCATCATCCACCACCGCGATAGAGGCATCCTTAAGAATGTCCTCGTTGATGGTCTGACCGGCCTTCTCGGTAGAGAAGCGCATATTGATGGACCCATCACCCTTTACACCACGGCTTTTCTGCAGAAAGGATTCACCATCGGTCTGTTTGCTTTGCAATAGCGGCATGGCCTCTGCCAGGTTGCCAGCGGTTTTAATCTCCTGGAAATCGGGTTTTTCTCGCAGCATTTTGACTACAAACGGGGCCTGAGTGAGCATTACCATATTGCGAGGCTTGGCCCCTGCGGCCTCCATTACCGTCTCTATCAGGGTTCTGAGCTTGATAGAGTCGGCGGAGGTAATATCCACGCCGCTCAGCATGATCAACACCCGCGGGCTGGTGAGCCGATACAGTTCGATCAGCTCACCGATCTTGAACTGCATCAGATCAATCTTGTCGACATTCAGCCCCAGCGCGACCTCAAGAAACAGCACCCCCTCGTTCACGTGCGCCTCGATAACCGATGGGGTATCGTCGACCATGATTGAGAGTTTGAGAAGTCCGCCGACAGCAGTTATAAACTCATCGAGCTTGATGGGTTTAAAGAAAAACTTCTTTACCCCGTAGCTGCCTACCTTTACCACATCATCGCGGGCAATCTTGGCGGAGACCATAATTACCGGGGTCTGCGCGGTGTTGGGATCGTCCATTTTTGCTTTCAACACCTCATCCGCACTCAATCTGCTCAGATAGAAATCCATGATGATCAGATCCGGGTGTTCTGAACGGATTTTCGAGATCGCATCCAGCCCATTGATGGCCTGAATCACCTGGATATCGAACCGCTCGAGTTTTTGGGTTACAAAGTTGCGGAATGGTTTGGATTGGTCAATCAAAAGTACTTTTTTCATATCAAGAACGCCCTATTGGCCCCATTATTATGTGTACTTGTTCGCGCTTCGGATTTCAAGCTAATATGCAAACTATGTCATATTTTTCGTGCTGGAAATATCCCGTCGTGGTGATGTGTCTGCTGCTGTTCCTCCTGTCCGGCGCGACCGGGCTGCAGGCGGCCGAAGAGCAATCTGTCGGGCAGGCAACCGGGCAGGAGGTTGAGCAGCAGGATGCCGAACAGGCGGCCAAGAACGACGACACCCCGGATCCACAGCTCCCCCCGCCTTTCGATTATACACTGGACCCCCGCACCTACGGGCTCGATGTCGATCTGTACTTCGGGTTCCCCGCGCAGATTACCGGCAGCTGGACACAGCTGTATGCCCGTCTCGGCGCCGGCTGGCAGCGGGAGGGATACCATCGTTTTTCGGATGGCTCCCTGTTTATAACCGATGACCTCGAAACAGCGCAAACGGCCAACCATCGACGGCTTGAAACCGGGGGCAGAATCGGGATTTTCCAGGGCATTGGCTGGAACGAGCAGTACCAGGCCCCGCTGTTTTCTGCGTTTGCGCTGATCGGTACAAGCTACGATCGCCATCTGCAGCAGTCCGACTACTCCCCCTTGATTTTTGCCACCAATTACCCCGACAAAGCTGAAAGCCTGACAACCATGCTGCTGACAGGTGTGGTGTATGACACTGTTGTTCGCCAGGATCGGTCATTGACCGGGGATTATCATGAGATATCTGTAGAGTACGGCCCGGCCTGGCTGGGCAACCGGATACTTGGCCGTGCCGAATTCCTGCGACTGCACGCCCGCTCGGTTCTGCACCGCCCGTTGCTGACCGAGGGGCTGTACCTGGTAAACGGCAGTTATCTGGATCTGCTGTGGGGCGGCTGGCAGGCGGATACAATGGTACCCACCAATCAGCGTGCCAGCATTGGCGGTCTGCAGCAGCGCTCCGGACTCGGCGGAACAATTCGCGGGTTCGGTGCGGGCCGCTTCGATGCCGACATCAAGGCCGCCAACGCCATGGACATG comes from the Spirochaeta africana DSM 8902 genome and includes:
- a CDS encoding response regulator → MKKVLLIDQSKPFRNFVTQKLERFDIQVIQAINGLDAISKIRSEHPDLIIMDFYLSRLSADEVLKAKMDDPNTAQTPVIMVSAKIARDDVVKVGSYGVKKFFFKPIKLDEFITAVGGLLKLSIMVDDTPSVIEAHVNEGVLFLEVALGLNVDKIDLMQFKIGELIELYRLTSPRVLIMLSGVDITSADSIKLRTLIETVMEAAGAKPRNMVMLTQAPFVVKMLREKPDFQEIKTAGNLAEAMPLLQSKQTDGESFLQKSRGVKGDGSINMRFSTEKAGQTINEDILKDASIAVVDDDPVIQELTKTTFEEVGSRVNVFANGRQFIEHSTVTDFDLVFLDLMMPEMDGFRVLKNLHSRFQASELPPIIVFSAVSRKDAVVTALQNGVKSYLIKPLKPQQLRAKAVEVLHIDFS